One Pyrenophora tritici-repentis strain M4 chromosome 5, whole genome shotgun sequence DNA window includes the following coding sequences:
- a CDS encoding ribose-phosphate pyrophosphokinase 4, which produces MATNSIKLLTGNSYPELARLVADRLGIELTKILVLQYSNQETSVTIGESVRDEDVFILQSTPPGDINDALMELLIMINACKTASARRITAVIPNFPYARQDKKDKSRAPITAKLMANMLQTAGCNHVITMDLHASQIQGFFNVPVDNLYAEPSTLRWIRENLDVKDCVIVSPDAGGAKRATSIADGLNLGFALIHKERTRPNEVSRMVLVGDVRGKTAILVDDMADTCGTLVKAADVLISEGAKDALAIVTHGILSGNAIEALNGSKLKKIVVTNTVPHEDKKELCDRIETIDISPTLAEACRRTHNGESVSFLFKHAPVD; this is translated from the exons ATGGCTACAAACAGCATCAAGTTGCTAACTGGCAACAGCTACCCTGAGCTTGCCCGGCTTGTTGCGGATCG ACTCGGCATAGAACTTACGAAGATCCTCGTGCTCCAATACTCAAACCAAGAGACTTCAGTAACTATTGGAGAGTCTGTCAGAGATGAAGATG TATTCATCCTGCAATCTACACCACCAGGCGACATCAACGACGCGCTCATGGAATTACTCATCATGATCAACGCGTGCAAGACGGCATCAGCTCGCCGCATTACTGCTGTGATTCCAAACTTCCCTTATGCTCGCCAGGACAAGAAGGACAAGTCCCGAGCACCCATCACTGCTAAGCTCATGGCAAACATGTTGCAGACAGCAGGCTGCAACCACGTGATCACCATGGATCTGCACGCAAGCCAGATTCAAGGTTTCTTCAATGTGCCCGTGGACAATCTTTACGCCGAACCTAGCACGCTGAGGTGGATCCGCGAGAACCTCGATGTCAAGGATTGTGTTATCGTTAGTCCGGATGCGGGCGGTGCAAAGAG AGCAACCTCGATCGCCGATGGCCTCAATCTGGGCTTTGCCCTTATTCACAAGGAGCGAACACGCCCCAACGAGGTCTCTCGAATGGTGCTAGTCGGAGACGTTCGAGGCAAAACAGCCATCTTGGTCGACGACATGGCTGACACTTGTGGTACCCTTGTCAAAGCAGCTGACGTCCTCATCTCCGAAGGTGCAAAGGATGCACTAGCCATCGTCACCCACGGAATTCTGAGCGGCAATGCTATCGAAGCGCTCAATGGCAGCAAGCTCAAGAAGATTGTTGTGACCAACACAGTACCCCATGAGGACAAGAAGGAGCTCTGCGATCGAATTGAGACGATTGATATCAGCCCAACT CTTGCCGAAGCCTGCAGACGTACTCACAACGGCGAAAGTGTTAGTTTCCTCTTCAAACACGCACCTGTGGACTAA
- a CDS encoding Atrophin-1 multi-domain protein, whose product MTHIANCMRSDTDKSTIYISLETSSRIMVSRPARPLDPMNHHPPRRSCSLKDLQPSRDSNSPGAAPSALTQPPTTSKYQLWPSAKSPVGLSKPSHSSDKLAALAVGRSSTSLSDTAVLPESSLPFWQRTGSLSRRRKVSVPELGNTMTTVQEMSIDSPTIPGRPPLRKQSYEAFGHERSTSAPGSNWRTGPFGDAMMVCVTGPSANSSYANNGPPSSEMISGTGRPLSPILSPGATPRPLLKLETENIEEEPELPPQVPPKSPAIERKASPAPLVLHSRAMKPQFTTPASTTPFNTSDLRRSPNGSVPLPTPPSAFTNPFYATSPASTRNSPRTERKDPMATQSSSHNRNMSESSIMERGRPKRRNSKRERSRTVSEADGPEPTPDPWKLPQGMRVPEASRRMSDGDKKLLHKQAYDQAGNFEVLNKRDVASLSRELRALDERCDYLRKTYKSLRAGRQKLHGRMIAYLRRGETVIFSRESLLKQEEALAELDISIDEFILKLEQAENRRLRLRQKLLEHVAAAIVLDPSSRDHVAETTPPRSPVKLDSPARTERKETESIKIYADGHVLNLFSDIERAIGKMCEQTC is encoded by the exons ATGACACACATTGCCAATTGCATGCGTTCCGACACCGACAAGTCGACCATTTATATAAGTCTGGAAACTTCCTCCAGGATCATGGTAAGCCGCCCAGCTCGACCCCTCGACCCGATGAATCACCACCCACCCCGACGCTCGTGCTCACTCAAGGACCTCCAGCCTTCCAGAGATTCAAACTCGCCCGGTGCTGCTCCCTCAGCCCTCACTCAACCACCCACTACTTCAAAATATCAACTTTGGCCTTCAGCAAAGAGCCCAGTCGGACTATCAAAGCCAAGCCACTCTTCCGACAAGCTCGCTGCTCTCGCAGTTGGCCGTTCTTCTACTTCTCTCAGCGACACTGCCGTCTTACCCGAAAGCAGCCTACCTTTCTGGCAACGTACTGGCTCTCtgtcaagaagaaggaaagTCAGTGTCCCCGAACTTGGAAACACCATGACGACAGTTCAAGAGATGTCAATCGATTCTC CCACTATTCCGGGAAGACCCCCTCTACGCAAGCAATCATATGAGGCTTTTGGCCATGAACGGTCGACCAGTGCTCCAGGCTCAAACTGGAGGACTGGTCCTTTTGGTGATGCTATGATGGTTTGTGTTACTGGCCCTTCTGCCAACTCATCGTATGCAAACAACGGTCCTCCCTCATCAGAAATGATCAGTGGAACCGGAAGGCCGCTGTCCCCGATCCTCAGTCCTGGTGCAACGCCTAGACCGTTACTGAAGCTTGAAACTGAAAACATCGAGGAAGAACCTGAACTACCACCCCAAGTACCTCCAAAGTCACCTGCCATTGAGCGCAAAGCATCGCCCGCTCCACTCGTTCTCCACTCAAGAGCAATGAAGCCACAGTTCACCACTCCCGCATCGACCACTCCCTTCAATACATCGGACCTGCGACGATCACCAAATGGCAGTGTTCCTCTTCCTACACCACCCTCAGCCTTTACCAACCCCTTCTATGCCACATCACCAGCCTCCACCCGAAACTCGCCGCGAACGGAAAGGAAGGACCCCATGGCTACACAATCGTCATCTCACAACCGGAACATGTCGGAGTCGTCCATCATGGAAAGAGGCCGACCCAAGCGACGCAACAGTAAGAGGGAGCGAAGCCGGACTGTGTCCGAAGCCGACGGACCCGAACCTACTCCGGATCCATGGAAGCTGCCTCAAGGTATGCGAGTGCCTGAAGCTTCAAGACGCATGAGCGACGGCGACAAGAAGCTATTGCACAAGCAAGCATATGATCAGGCCGGCAACTTCGAAGTTCTCAACAAGCGGGACGTAGCATCATTGTCAAGA GAACTCAGAGCACTTGACGAACGCTGCGACTACCTCCGGAAGACCTACAAGTCTCTGCGCGCGGGCCGCCAGAAGCTTCATGGCCGTATGATCGCCTACCTGAGGCGTGGAGAGACGGTCATCTTCTCCCGTGAATCACTCCTCAAACAGGAAGAAGCTCTTGCCGAACTGGACATTTCCATTGATGAATTTATCCTCAAACTAGAGCAGGCCGAGAATCGCCGCTTACGCCTCCGGCAAAAATTGCTCGAGCACGTTGCCGCTGCCATTGTACTAGACCCTAGCAGTCGCGACCACGTTGCCGAGACCACGCCTCCGCGGAGTCCTGTCAAGCTCGACAGCCCTGCCCGTACTGAACGTAAAGAGACAGAGTCTATCAAGATCTACGCCGATGGCCACGTGTTGAACCTCTTCTCTGACATTGAGAGAGCCATCGGTAAGATGTGCGAGCAGACGTGCTAG
- a CDS encoding PheS, Phenylalanyl-tRNA synthetase alpha subunit yields MCLIPIKKGDFFPLFWRAWQASFKQSTILKAFEATGIWPIDPNVILRRFASTPEAERSSSSGLSDHDWRKLDRLVRAAVNDSHQYEARKLRSSVHHLSVQYKLLQHENEGLKEALQHKKKHKKKGKALDLQQRQEYHGGSVFWSPRKIREARAREVVRERDKIEEKLQKAQAKKQREEVQLQRQVKLEEKRVERQRLKEIRELERAEKAAERARKVEAQHQKKATQQAQQRKRKASRAPSSKNKRQKRAMEDRARDRVASPPSPPPPKTTSRGRNVNLPQKFRYYKDADTDVLDSNLPSIEFECVIKGTDSGGIVEVVATYSSVPRDVKIEGRSYQTDEWMNTPSTILAAIPRRLHLQPDHPLTITRKLIESRFPGYKTHNELFPIVTTGQNFDSLGFPLDHVGRSRTDTYYLNKDTVLRTHTSAHQADTFRSNESEGYLISADVYRRDAIDRSHYPVFHQMEGARTWNREQAKKDGKDLAQIIWEDVEDIPKHDIAVEDPNPSFHSERNPLQTGHLPEEVEAIAAHLKRSLEDMVVTIFNAAKSASDTTSDTPNEPLKVRWVEAYFPFTSPSWELEVFWQGDWLEVLGCGIVSQPILDNASVSNRVGWAFGIGLERIAMLLYSIPDIRLFWSSDERFLSQFSEQKPIRRFIPFSKYPACFKDVSFWLKSSSSAAGGGGAAAQAPGIVSSNPPDGDNPIPPASPIPPPQSSSFHENDVMEIAREIGGDLIEDVRLTDQFVHPKTGRRSMCYRINYRSLERTLTNEETNELHERLRNMLVERLGVELR; encoded by the exons atgt gcctcaTTCCAATTaagaaaggagacttcttcccactcttctggAGAGCTTGGCAGGCCTCGTTTAAGCAATCAACTATATTAAAAGCGTTTGAAGCTACTGGTATATGGCCAATAGATcccaacgttatccttcgtagatttgccagcacgccagaagctgagagaagctcatcttcagggctctctgatcatgactggagaaagctcgatcggttagtacgagctgctgtcaatgatagccatcagtatgaggcaagaaagctgcgctcaagcgttcaccatctctctgtgcagtatAAGCTTTTAcagcatgagaacgagggcttaaaggaggctcttcaacataaaaagaagcataagaagaagggcaaagctcttgaccttcaacagcgccaggagtatcacggtggctctgtcttctggtctcctcgcaagatacgcgaggctcgagctagagaagtagtacgggagcgagataagatagaggagaaactccaaaaagcacaggccaagaagcagcgtgAGGAGGTtcaactgcagcgtcaagttaagctcgaggagaagcgtgtagagaggcagaggctcaaggagataagggagcttgagcgagctgagaaagcagctgaacgcgcgcgcaaagttgaagctcaacaccagaaaaaagccacccaacaagctcaacaacgcaagcgTAAAGCCTCAAGAGCGCCCTCTTCTAAgaacaagcgtcaaaaacgaGCGATGGAGGATAGAGCTCGCGATAGAGTTGCATCTCCTCCAtcgcctccaccaccaaagaccacatcacgtggccgcaacgtcaacctcccacaAAAATTCAGATA CTACAAAGATGCGGATACCGATGTGCTCGACAGCAATTTGCCGTCAATTGAGTTTGAATGCGTCATCAAGGGTACGGATTCCGGTGGTATTGTCGAGGTTGTGGCCACATACT CATCAGTTCCGAGAGATGTCAAGATTGAAGGAAGGAGCTATCAAACTGATGAGTGGATGAACACACCTTCCACAATTCTTGCTGCCATCCCTCGACGTCTTCATCTACAACCAGACCATCCTCTCACTATAACACGGAAACTCATCGAATCCCGCTTCCCAGGCTACAAAACGCATAACGAGCTCTTCCCCATCGTCACCACAGGGCAAAACTTCGACTCACTAGGCTTTCCCTTGGACCACGTCGGACGCAGTCGAACAGACACGTACTACCTGAACAAGGACACCGTACTACGAACCCACACTTCCGCCCACCAAGCCGATACCTTCCGCAGCAACGAAAGCGAAGGCTATCTCATCAGTGCTGATGTCTACCGCCGTGACGCCATTGACCGGAGCCATTACCCTGTTTTTCACCAGATGGAAGGAGCACGAACATGGAACCGGGAGCAAGCAAAAAAAGATGGCAAGGACCTCGCCCAAATCATCTGGGAAGACGTAGAGGATATACCCAAGCACGACATCGCCGTCGAAGACCCAAACCCGTCTTTCCACTCTGAGCGTAATCCTCTACAAACAGGCCACTTACCAGAAGAAGTTGAAGCCATAGCCGCCCATCTAAAACGCAGTCTCGAAGACATGGTCGTCACAATTTTCAACGCTGCAAAAAGCGCCTCGGACACTACTTCAGATACTCCCAACGAACCCCTCAAAGTACGCTGGGTAGAAGCCTACTTCCCCTTCACCTCACCCTCGTGGGAACTAGAAGTCTTCTGGCAAGGCGACTGGCTCGAAGTCCTCGGCTGTGGCATCGTCTCCCAACCCATCCTGGACAATGCGTCAGTCTCCAACCGCGTAGGCTGGGCCTTTGGTATTGGTCTCGAGCGCATCGCCATGCTGCTCTATTCCATCCCTGATATCCGTCTGTTCTGGTCAAGCGACGAGCGCTTCCTATCGCAATTCAGCGAACAGAAGCCCATCCGCCGTTTCATCCCCTTTAGCAAATATCCCGCATGTTTCAAAGACGTGAGTTTCTGGCTCAAGAGCTCCTCAAGTGCTGCCGGCGGTGGAGGCGCTGCTGCCCAGGCACCGGGCATTGTATCAAGCAACCCGCCAGACGGCGACAACCCCATCCCACCAGCCAGTCCCATACCACCACCACAATCCTCTTCCTTCCACGAGAACGACGTCATGGAAATCGCCCGCGAAATCGGCGGCGACCTCATCGAAGACGTGCGGCTAACAGATCAATTCGTGCACCCCAAGACTGGCCGTAGAAGCATGTGCTATCGCATCAACTACCGCAGTTTGGAACGCACGCTGACGAATGAGGAGACTAATGAGCTGCACGAGCGACTGAGAAACATGCTGGTCGAGAGATTGGGCGTTGAGCTAAGGTAA